A stretch of Halostagnicola kamekurae DNA encodes these proteins:
- a CDS encoding ATP-grasp domain-containing protein — protein MTTADSVTVGVLSLHTSKETKAILNAVEALGHDTEWLREENTSVRVADGSVVLEPDIDIIANRMLLSNTEQPCEELGLINTFSPLVPMLNSPESVLTAIHKLSTAGTLAANGVRVPNVLLALSSDRLNAARHEYGEQAVYKTAIGTHGGGTWKVGPDDMVNAKVGDRYAFLQELIGEGEGPDRDLRVYVVDGEIVGAMYRYAPDNDWRTNVALGGAVEDATDDLPDVAAEMARDSAAAIGLDYAGVDLVEGEDGWYVLEVNPTAGFKGLYEATGVSPAPYIAKLAIERAGGDVDADRITELSRTLDDTEPSARPPEPATTNDEPATIGYTEEVVLSGTSGSKSVLAKSDTGATRTSIDTGLAADIGAGPIKSVTRVKSGSSKTSKSRPVVDIVVGVGGNRHTVTASVEDRGHMDYPVLLGRDILENYRVDVSKRIDRDAPDTPEEEE, from the coding sequence ATGACTACGGCAGATTCTGTAACGGTCGGTGTTCTCAGTCTTCACACGAGCAAAGAGACGAAGGCGATCCTCAACGCGGTCGAGGCGCTGGGCCACGACACCGAGTGGCTTCGCGAGGAGAACACGAGCGTGCGCGTGGCCGACGGATCGGTCGTCCTCGAGCCCGATATCGATATCATCGCGAACCGGATGCTCCTCTCGAATACGGAACAGCCCTGCGAGGAACTCGGTCTAATCAACACGTTCTCGCCGCTCGTTCCGATGCTCAACAGTCCCGAATCTGTGTTGACCGCGATTCACAAGCTCTCGACGGCGGGGACGCTGGCGGCAAACGGCGTTCGCGTTCCGAACGTGTTGCTCGCGCTGAGCAGCGACCGACTCAACGCCGCTCGCCACGAGTACGGCGAGCAGGCCGTCTACAAGACCGCGATCGGAACCCACGGCGGCGGCACGTGGAAGGTCGGTCCCGACGACATGGTCAACGCGAAGGTCGGCGATCGATACGCGTTCTTACAGGAGCTCATCGGCGAGGGCGAGGGGCCGGACCGCGACCTGCGCGTCTACGTCGTCGACGGCGAAATCGTCGGCGCGATGTACCGGTACGCGCCGGACAACGACTGGCGAACGAACGTCGCGCTCGGCGGAGCGGTCGAAGACGCGACGGACGACCTCCCCGACGTCGCGGCGGAGATGGCCCGAGACTCCGCGGCCGCCATCGGCCTCGATTACGCGGGCGTCGACCTCGTCGAGGGCGAGGACGGCTGGTACGTCCTCGAGGTGAACCCCACGGCCGGGTTCAAGGGGCTGTACGAGGCGACGGGCGTCAGCCCGGCCCCCTACATCGCGAAACTCGCGATCGAGCGCGCGGGCGGCGACGTCGACGCCGACCGGATCACGGAGCTCAGCCGAACGCTCGACGACACGGAGCCCTCGGCGCGGCCGCCGGAGCCGGCGACGACCAATGACGAACCGGCGACGATCGGCTACACCGAGGAAGTCGTTCTCTCGGGGACGAGCGGGTCGAAATCGGTGCTGGCGAAATCCGACACGGGAGCCACGCGAACGAGCATCGACACCGGCCTCGCCGCCGACATCGGCGCCGGGCCGATCAAGTCGGTCACTCGAGTCAAGTCGGGAAGCTCGAAGACCTCCAAGAGCCGGCCGGTGGTCGATATCGTCGTCGGCGTCGGCGGAAACCGGCACACGGTCACCGCCAGCGTCGAAGATCGAGGCCACATGGACTACCCCGTTCTCCTCGGCCGAGACATTCTCGAGAACTACCGCGTCGACGTGAGCAAGCGCATCGACCGGGACGCACCAGACACGCCCGAAGAAGAGGAGTAG
- a CDS encoding ABC transporter ATP-binding protein has product MTAVVEASSLRKTYGETVALENVSLSVADGEIFALIGPNGAGKTTLVRSLTGTTVPDAGTARLWERAPTAVDESRLGVLPQEFSPPDRLSARELLEYYAGLYDDARDPEAVLEDVGLADAGDTWYENLSGGQKRRVCVGSALVNDPDVLFLDEPTTGIDPAGRRTVWRLIEALAAGGTTVVLTTHDMAEAERLADRVGLLADGSLVASGPPTTLIEEYGGASRLTIETAERVSPDLFDGLEGRQTGTDAAEIGAAETDVAEISATEIEAAEIDARDGALVFEDVSPTAIGAVVDVLEGEGIEYTSLTWSEPDLERAYLELADDAEAARTARSGSVEGQLEGQVANAELEGARDRPAEGNR; this is encoded by the coding sequence ATGACTGCCGTAGTCGAGGCCTCGAGCCTTCGAAAGACGTACGGCGAGACCGTCGCCCTCGAGAACGTCTCGCTCTCGGTCGCGGACGGCGAGATATTCGCCCTCATCGGGCCGAACGGGGCCGGCAAGACGACGCTCGTTCGCTCGCTGACCGGCACGACGGTCCCGGACGCCGGAACGGCGCGGCTGTGGGAGCGCGCACCGACGGCCGTCGACGAGAGTCGGCTCGGGGTCCTCCCACAGGAGTTCTCCCCGCCGGATCGGCTCAGTGCGCGCGAACTGCTCGAGTACTACGCCGGGCTCTACGACGACGCGCGAGACCCCGAGGCCGTCCTCGAGGACGTCGGGCTCGCGGACGCGGGCGATACGTGGTACGAGAACCTCTCGGGCGGCCAGAAACGCCGCGTCTGCGTCGGCAGCGCGCTGGTAAACGACCCCGACGTGCTCTTTCTCGACGAGCCGACGACGGGTATCGACCCCGCTGGCAGGCGAACCGTCTGGCGACTGATCGAAGCCCTCGCGGCGGGGGGAACGACGGTCGTGCTGACCACCCACGACATGGCCGAGGCCGAGCGGTTGGCAGACCGGGTCGGGTTGCTCGCCGACGGCTCGCTCGTCGCGTCCGGGCCGCCGACGACACTGATCGAGGAGTACGGCGGCGCGAGTCGACTCACGATAGAAACGGCGGAACGGGTCTCGCCCGATCTCTTCGACGGGCTCGAGGGTCGTCAAACCGGAACCGATGCGGCTGAAATCGGTGCCGCCGAGACCGATGTGGCCGAGATCAGTGCTACCGAGATCGAAGCGGCCGAAATCGACGCTCGAGACGGCGCGCTCGTCTTCGAGGACGTTTCGCCGACCGCCATCGGAGCCGTCGTCGACGTGCTCGAGGGCGAGGGAATCGAGTACACCAGCCTCACCTGGTCCGAGCCGGACCTCGAGCGGGCGTACCTCGAACTCGCCGACGACGCGGAAGCGGCTCGGACGGCCCGCTCGGGATCGGTCGAGGGGCAACTCGAAGGGCAGGTGGCCAACGCCGAACTCGAGGGCGCTCGAGACCGGCCCGCGGAGGGGAACAGATGA
- a CDS encoding GNAT family N-acetyltransferase, giving the protein MDFREATEEDVDEIRRVARDSLESLYTDFLSEETVSGALEQWYGDSFAEDVRDDHTLFLVVERDGEIAGFSQSVLVGQRYGTGQLLWLHVHPDHRSSGVGVRLLVRTRERLLEEGADQVRCFVLADNEGGNRFYEDHGFERAGQREVDIGDETFTENIYAESGTEEDEDWEAVDQREIDGENVYVSYGEAVRGSKSPFYPAYGTDELEDRYGWLCGNCDSIDNAMDTMGRIECNSCGNRRKATRWDASYL; this is encoded by the coding sequence ATGGACTTTCGTGAGGCAACCGAAGAAGACGTCGACGAGATTCGCCGAGTCGCACGGGACTCGCTCGAGTCGCTGTACACGGACTTTCTATCGGAGGAAACGGTTTCTGGCGCTCTCGAGCAGTGGTACGGCGACTCCTTCGCCGAGGACGTTCGCGACGACCACACGCTGTTTCTCGTCGTCGAACGCGACGGCGAGATCGCGGGGTTCTCCCAGAGCGTGCTCGTGGGACAGCGGTACGGAACCGGACAGCTCCTCTGGTTGCACGTCCACCCCGACCACCGATCGAGCGGCGTGGGCGTCCGACTGTTGGTCCGCACGCGGGAGCGGCTGCTCGAGGAAGGCGCGGATCAGGTCCGGTGTTTCGTCCTCGCGGACAACGAGGGCGGCAACCGGTTCTACGAAGATCACGGCTTCGAACGGGCGGGACAGCGTGAGGTGGATATCGGCGACGAAACCTTTACCGAGAACATCTACGCCGAATCGGGCACCGAAGAGGACGAGGACTGGGAGGCGGTCGACCAACGCGAAATCGACGGCGAGAACGTGTACGTGAGCTACGGCGAAGCCGTTCGCGGCTCGAAATCCCCGTTTTACCCCGCCTACGGCACCGACGAACTCGAGGACCGCTACGGCTGGCTCTGTGGGAACTGCGACTCGATCGATAACGCGATGGACACCATGGGCCGCATCGAGTGTAACAGTTGCGGCAACCGGCGGAAGGCGACCCGCTGGGACGCGTCGTATCTGTAG
- a CDS encoding DNA-3-methyladenine glycosylase family protein — protein sequence MMEQAQRVLRQDPVMADLVDRHDLSVESDWTAYERLCLSIINQQLSTASAAAVRERVFEHFDGELTPTRVLEAEESPLREAGLSRMKVEYLKNAARAFQENDYTRSGFEDHTEAEVRAQLTEIKGVGEWTARMFLLFVLERPDILPLGDLAVRRGIEQLYGDGEELSRDEMREIAERWRPYRSVATRYIWAEYESDD from the coding sequence ATGATGGAGCAAGCACAACGGGTGCTGCGCCAAGACCCCGTGATGGCGGATCTCGTCGATCGACACGACCTGTCGGTCGAATCGGACTGGACGGCCTACGAGCGGCTGTGTCTCTCCATTATCAACCAGCAGCTTTCGACCGCGAGCGCTGCCGCGGTTCGAGAGCGGGTCTTCGAGCACTTCGACGGCGAACTGACGCCGACTCGAGTGCTCGAGGCCGAGGAATCCCCGCTCCGGGAGGCGGGGCTCTCGAGAATGAAAGTCGAGTACCTGAAAAATGCCGCTCGAGCGTTTCAGGAGAACGACTACACGCGATCAGGGTTCGAAGACCACACCGAAGCGGAAGTCCGCGCTCAGCTCACCGAGATCAAAGGAGTCGGCGAGTGGACCGCGAGAATGTTCCTGCTGTTCGTGCTCGAGCGGCCGGATATCCTCCCGCTGGGAGACCTCGCCGTTCGTCGGGGGATCGAACAGCTATACGGCGACGGCGAGGAGCTCTCGCGTGACGAGATGCGCGAGATCGCAGAGCGCTGGCGGCCGTATCGGTCGGTCGCGACGCGGTATATCTGGGCCGAGTACGAATCCGACGACTGA
- a CDS encoding HalOD1 output domain-containing protein — MANGGDTADTSIRTATSQAVVEAVATAEGVPPAELCPPEYEPLHDVIDPEALDALFAPRSHGGPRPGGTVTFTYCGYDVTVETDGTVRLD, encoded by the coding sequence ATGGCAAACGGCGGAGATACGGCCGATACCTCGATTCGAACAGCGACGAGTCAGGCAGTCGTGGAGGCGGTCGCGACTGCGGAGGGGGTTCCGCCAGCGGAGTTATGCCCGCCAGAGTACGAGCCGTTACACGACGTGATCGATCCGGAAGCGCTCGACGCGCTCTTTGCACCCCGGAGCCACGGCGGACCCCGACCCGGCGGGACTGTGACGTTTACGTACTGCGGATATGACGTTACGGTCGAGACTGACGGAACCGTTCGGCTCGATTGA
- a CDS encoding oligosaccharide flippase family protein, whose product MDRQAHIVRGFKATLVARAVYMVSSSLLMLVLARYLLDPAGYGELYWAIGILAVVQLFADVGLGKSAARYVAEYREDDPGQIPHLLRSTVTAKLIVIGIVAYTLLLFHEHIANLLGDPGAAPFLAAGVVYITVNSFNVFAQIVFQGYNELVYSAAIQAISGAARLVFAVLFVLAGLGALGAFFGYIVGYAIAAAVGLVWLYRTVYRKYEGVAEFEDGLSRRVLEYSVPLTATRSANVVDKQIDIVLVGFFLNPVAVAFYTLAKQLSDFLLAPAESLGFTISPNFGEQKVAGQLEEARRIYETALTNAMLLYVPAAVGLALVAEPLMTMVFGAEYAGAVPVVQVFSLFIVLQTVTNLTSDSLDYLGRARSRAIAKGATSTANLLLNIALIPTIGVVGAAVATVATHTVYVLVNLYIVHSELSLHLESLARSFGRICGITGVMAAAVLLVTPLISNLVMLVGAIAVGVVTWGTLAVASGLLDLRQIQSVVT is encoded by the coding sequence ATGGATAGACAAGCGCACATCGTCCGCGGGTTCAAAGCGACGCTCGTCGCTCGAGCCGTCTACATGGTCTCGAGTTCGCTGTTGATGCTCGTCCTCGCCAGGTACTTGCTCGACCCGGCGGGGTACGGGGAACTGTACTGGGCGATCGGGATACTGGCGGTGGTACAGCTGTTCGCCGACGTCGGGCTGGGCAAGTCGGCCGCGCGGTACGTCGCCGAGTATCGGGAGGACGACCCCGGTCAGATTCCACATCTCCTGCGGAGCACCGTCACGGCGAAGCTGATCGTGATCGGAATCGTCGCCTACACGCTGTTGCTCTTTCACGAGCACATCGCGAACCTGCTGGGCGACCCCGGAGCCGCGCCGTTTCTGGCCGCCGGCGTGGTCTACATCACGGTCAACTCGTTCAACGTCTTCGCGCAGATCGTCTTCCAGGGGTACAACGAACTCGTCTACAGCGCCGCGATTCAGGCGATCAGCGGGGCGGCCCGGCTCGTGTTCGCCGTCCTGTTCGTTCTGGCGGGGCTGGGCGCTCTCGGCGCGTTCTTCGGCTACATCGTCGGCTACGCGATCGCCGCGGCCGTCGGACTCGTCTGGCTCTATCGGACCGTCTACCGGAAATACGAGGGGGTAGCGGAGTTCGAAGACGGCCTCTCTCGGCGCGTACTCGAGTACAGCGTCCCGCTGACGGCGACCCGGAGCGCGAACGTCGTCGACAAACAGATCGACATCGTCCTCGTCGGGTTCTTCCTCAATCCGGTCGCCGTCGCGTTCTACACGCTCGCGAAACAGCTTTCCGACTTCCTCCTCGCTCCCGCGGAGTCGCTCGGATTCACGATCTCGCCGAACTTCGGCGAGCAGAAGGTCGCCGGGCAACTCGAGGAGGCCCGGCGAATCTACGAGACGGCGTTGACGAACGCGATGTTGCTGTACGTTCCGGCGGCCGTTGGCCTCGCGCTGGTCGCCGAACCGCTCATGACGATGGTGTTCGGAGCCGAGTACGCGGGTGCCGTCCCGGTCGTGCAGGTGTTCTCGCTGTTTATCGTGTTACAGACGGTCACGAACCTCACGAGCGATAGCTTAGATTACCTCGGTCGCGCCCGCTCTCGCGCGATTGCGAAGGGCGCAACGTCGACCGCGAACCTCCTGCTCAACATCGCCCTGATCCCGACGATCGGCGTCGTCGGCGCGGCGGTCGCGACCGTCGCGACGCACACGGTGTACGTGCTGGTGAACCTGTATATCGTCCACAGCGAACTGTCCCTGCACCTCGAGTCACTCGCGCGCTCGTTCGGGCGCATTTGCGGGATTACCGGGGTGATGGCCGCCGCCGTGTTGCTGGTCACGCCGCTGATCTCGAACCTCGTCATGCTGGTCGGCGCGATCGCGGTGGGGGTCGTCACGTGGGGGACGCTCGCGGTCGCGAGTGGGCTGCTCGACCTCCGGCAGATTCAGTCGGTCGTCACGTGA
- a CDS encoding DUF420 domain-containing protein, translated as MATADARRRLRERPLETTVLLSIIGYALVIGTFVLDLPIYPDLTLSQVNTLSHLTAIINAVTTVLLVLGWYWIKAGEIEKHRAAMGSAFVSIMLFLVVYLVRVGGGSGEKSFQGPDLVTYAYLIMLAIHIILSIVAVPVVLYALVLGLTHTPAELRETAHARVGRIAASAWILSLVLGVVTYVLLNHVYDYELAAMLVPIGF; from the coding sequence ATGGCTACCGCGGATGCGCGACGACGGCTCCGAGAACGTCCCCTCGAGACGACGGTGCTCCTCTCGATTATCGGTTACGCGCTGGTGATCGGGACGTTCGTCCTCGATCTGCCCATCTACCCTGATCTGACCCTCTCGCAGGTGAACACGCTCTCGCATCTGACCGCGATCATCAACGCAGTGACGACGGTGTTGCTCGTGCTCGGGTGGTACTGGATCAAAGCCGGCGAGATCGAGAAACACCGCGCCGCGATGGGCAGCGCGTTCGTCTCGATCATGCTGTTTCTGGTGGTCTACCTCGTTCGCGTCGGCGGCGGCAGCGGCGAGAAGTCGTTTCAGGGACCGGATCTCGTCACGTACGCCTACCTGATCATGCTCGCGATCCACATCATCCTCTCGATCGTCGCCGTCCCCGTCGTTCTGTACGCGTTGGTTCTCGGGCTTACTCACACGCCCGCGGAACTTCGAGAGACCGCCCACGCCCGCGTCGGTCGGATCGCCGCCAGCGCCTGGATTCTGAGTCTCGTGCTGGGCGTCGTCACCTACGTCTTGCTCAACCACGTCTACGACTACGAACTCGCGGCGATGCTCGTTCCGATCGGCTTCTGA
- a CDS encoding heavy metal translocating P-type ATPase has product MSDTRADRERCRFCGATLAEPTAGSVDGSAADSRPDGFCSSGCRGAYDDLGAPGDPPESGDQFESSDRSESTDSPESSEPAESSGPDERSAGELVRTFFRVDGMHSASCESFLEAVASAQAGVEDVAASYVTETVRVDHDPETVSETELRDALSGVGYTAYLRSDATAESESGASDTGTTRRSREMTGLRKRRSEDMLEIRYVVGIVFGTFLLVPFVAVLYPVYLSSISDWWLLSLYAGSFETFDSMLFVRLFTVLTGVVLYLTGMPLLRGAYVSLKLREPNTHVLAALTIVSAYVYGTASVLLGGNEVYYDLTIVVAATVMAAVYYESTVKRRAMNRLTELTISQVDRARRLEDDGPDEVPVDALEAGDRVLVRQGERIPVDGVLVESVCTVDESVVTGESLPVSKAPGDAVIGGSVVTNDAAVVRVGEETTSSIDRLTRAVWNVQSAAHGVQRRADDLAETFVPLVVAVAVLVGAARFVLGDGPTGAVMGALLAVIVASPWAIALATPLSVASSIADAMERGIVVFDETVLERLRAVDVVVFDKTGTLTTGDMTVLEADAPEDVLAAAGLVERRASHPAATALASAFAAEDEDSTAFSGGGDGSTSSPERPNGGDGRDSESDDRRVREFQTHDAGVEGVVDGRRVLVGHPDLFSERGWELAEAIESRVADARGFGRLPVVVGADGRAVGVVIVGDEPRSEWDETVTKLRDDGIDVVVLTGDDERATDFFDRHPGVDRVLADVPPTGKTATIRRLQEDGRVAMVGDGTNDAPALARSDLGISMGSGTALASDASDLAIVDDDLASVEQAFALSSAARRRVRQNLGLAFVYNALVIPLALVGALNPFFATAAVATTSLLILANSSRSLLEE; this is encoded by the coding sequence GTGAGCGACACTCGAGCCGACCGCGAGCGCTGTCGCTTCTGCGGAGCGACGCTGGCCGAGCCCACGGCCGGATCGGTCGACGGATCGGCCGCCGACTCTCGTCCCGACGGGTTCTGTTCGTCGGGGTGTCGCGGCGCGTACGATGACCTCGGCGCGCCCGGCGATCCCCCCGAATCGGGCGACCAATTTGAGTCGAGCGACCGATCCGAGTCGACCGACTCTCCTGAGTCGAGTGAGCCCGCCGAATCGAGTGGCCCCGACGAACGATCTGCGGGCGAACTCGTTCGAACGTTCTTCCGCGTCGACGGCATGCACTCGGCCTCGTGCGAATCGTTCCTCGAGGCCGTCGCCTCCGCGCAGGCGGGCGTCGAGGACGTCGCGGCGAGTTACGTGACCGAGACGGTGCGGGTCGATCACGATCCCGAGACGGTTTCGGAGACCGAGCTTCGGGACGCGCTGAGCGGGGTTGGGTACACGGCGTACCTCCGCTCGGACGCGACCGCGGAATCCGAAAGCGGCGCATCCGATACCGGAACCACTCGCCGGTCGCGCGAGATGACCGGGCTCAGAAAGCGCAGAAGCGAGGACATGCTCGAGATCCGGTACGTCGTCGGCATCGTCTTCGGAACCTTCCTGTTGGTTCCGTTCGTCGCGGTGTTGTACCCGGTTTATCTCTCCTCGATCAGCGACTGGTGGCTGTTGTCGCTGTACGCGGGATCGTTCGAGACGTTCGATAGCATGCTCTTCGTGCGCCTCTTTACCGTACTGACCGGCGTCGTCCTCTACCTGACCGGTATGCCCCTCCTGCGCGGTGCGTACGTCAGCCTGAAACTGCGCGAACCGAACACGCACGTACTCGCCGCGCTGACGATCGTCAGCGCCTACGTCTACGGCACGGCTTCCGTGTTACTGGGCGGGAACGAGGTCTACTACGACCTCACCATCGTCGTCGCGGCGACGGTGATGGCCGCCGTGTACTACGAGTCGACGGTCAAGCGCCGCGCGATGAACCGACTCACCGAGCTGACGATCTCGCAGGTCGACCGGGCCCGGCGTCTCGAGGACGACGGGCCAGACGAAGTCCCCGTCGACGCACTCGAGGCCGGCGACCGAGTGCTGGTTCGCCAGGGTGAGCGAATCCCCGTCGACGGCGTGCTCGTCGAGAGCGTGTGTACGGTCGACGAGTCGGTCGTCACCGGCGAATCGCTCCCGGTGTCGAAAGCGCCGGGCGACGCCGTGATCGGGGGTTCGGTCGTCACGAACGACGCCGCCGTCGTGCGAGTGGGCGAGGAAACCACGAGCAGCATCGACCGACTCACACGGGCGGTCTGGAACGTCCAGAGCGCCGCCCACGGCGTCCAGCGCCGGGCCGACGACCTCGCCGAGACGTTCGTTCCGCTGGTCGTCGCGGTCGCCGTCCTCGTCGGTGCGGCGCGTTTCGTCCTCGGCGACGGGCCGACGGGGGCCGTCATGGGTGCGCTCCTCGCCGTCATCGTCGCGAGCCCGTGGGCGATCGCGCTCGCGACGCCGCTTTCGGTCGCCTCGAGCATCGCCGACGCGATGGAACGCGGGATCGTCGTCTTCGACGAGACCGTCCTCGAGCGGCTTCGCGCCGTGGACGTGGTCGTCTTCGACAAGACCGGGACGCTCACGACCGGCGACATGACCGTTCTCGAGGCGGACGCGCCCGAAGACGTGCTGGCGGCCGCCGGACTGGTCGAACGACGCGCCTCCCATCCGGCGGCGACGGCGCTCGCGTCGGCGTTCGCCGCCGAAGACGAGGATTCCACGGCATTCTCCGGCGGGGGCGACGGTTCGACGTCGTCGCCCGAGCGACCGAACGGCGGCGACGGCCGCGATTCTGAGTCCGACGACCGACGGGTTCGAGAGTTCCAGACCCACGACGCGGGCGTCGAGGGGGTCGTCGACGGCCGGCGGGTACTCGTCGGTCACCCCGATCTGTTCAGCGAGCGGGGCTGGGAACTCGCAGAGGCGATCGAGTCTCGAGTCGCGGACGCCCGCGGGTTCGGCCGGCTCCCCGTCGTCGTCGGAGCCGACGGACGCGCGGTTGGCGTCGTCATCGTCGGCGACGAACCGCGATCGGAGTGGGACGAGACGGTCACGAAACTGCGCGACGACGGGATCGACGTGGTCGTACTGACCGGCGACGACGAACGCGCGACCGACTTCTTCGACCGGCACCCGGGCGTCGATCGGGTGCTCGCGGACGTGCCGCCGACCGGGAAGACCGCGACCATCCGCCGGCTGCAAGAAGACGGTCGCGTGGCGATGGTCGGCGACGGGACGAACGACGCGCCGGCGCTGGCCCGGTCCGACCTCGGCATCTCGATGGGAAGCGGCACGGCGCTCGCCTCCGACGCCTCCGATCTGGCGATCGTCGACGACGACCTCGCGTCGGTCGAACAGGCGTTCGCGCTCTCGAGCGCCGCGCGGCGACGGGTCAGGCAAAACCTCGGTCTGGCGTTCGTTTACAACGCGCTCGTGATCCCGCTCGCGCTGGTCGGCGCGCTGAACCCGTTCTTCGCGACCGCAGCCGTCGCGACGACGAGCCTGCTCATTCTGGCGAACTCCTCGCGGTCGCTGCTCGAGGAGTGA
- a CDS encoding ABC transporter permease → MSRLGRVRAQTSAGWRAFVRRRTAVFFTFFFPVILIVIFGALIQTDPTGGGLFAEPAAYYVPGYLAVVVLFTPFSRLGSEVARHREGNRFEKLATTPVTRSEWLLGQTLVNAAIIALASLLILVLVVVLTGAQIAFSPLVVAYILVGVVCFCAIGSMLGSYTDSQDGAVAASNALGLPLLFLSETFIPLEQLPGWFGPLVNLSPLTYFSRGVRAATYPDAGTASVFGLEPALANLGILAALAVVAFAFGAYSIPRTD, encoded by the coding sequence ATGAGCCGACTCGGACGCGTTCGCGCCCAGACCAGCGCCGGGTGGCGGGCGTTCGTCAGGCGGCGCACGGCGGTCTTTTTCACCTTCTTCTTCCCGGTGATCCTGATCGTCATCTTCGGCGCGCTGATCCAGACCGATCCGACCGGTGGCGGGCTGTTCGCAGAGCCGGCGGCGTACTACGTCCCCGGCTATCTCGCCGTCGTCGTCCTTTTCACGCCGTTTTCGCGCCTCGGGAGCGAAGTCGCTCGCCACCGCGAGGGCAACCGCTTCGAAAAGCTCGCGACGACCCCGGTGACTCGCTCGGAGTGGCTGCTTGGACAGACACTCGTCAACGCCGCGATCATCGCGCTCGCGAGCCTGCTGATCCTCGTGCTCGTCGTCGTCCTGACGGGGGCACAAATCGCGTTCTCCCCGCTCGTCGTCGCGTACATCCTCGTGGGGGTCGTCTGCTTCTGTGCGATCGGATCCATGCTCGGCAGCTACACCGATTCCCAGGACGGCGCGGTTGCGGCGAGCAACGCCCTCGGACTGCCGCTGCTCTTTCTCTCGGAAACGTTCATCCCGCTCGAGCAGCTTCCCGGCTGGTTCGGCCCGCTGGTCAACCTCTCGCCGCTGACGTACTTCTCCCGCGGGGTGCGAGCCGCGACGTACCCCGACGCGGGGACCGCATCGGTGTTCGGGCTCGAGCCTGCACTCGCAAATCTCGGTATCCTCGCCGCGCTCGCGGTCGTCGCCTTCGCGTTCGGGGCGTACTCGATTCCGCGAACGGACTGA
- a CDS encoding succinylglutamate desuccinylase/aspartoacylase family protein, producing the protein MTDTRPDDPPDTESGDGVENDVFTYNGGRVDPGESVNIRYGISETYLGDPVRIPVTVVNGQYPGPTVFLSAAAHGDELNGIEVVREVAHDWDHTELHGTLVCLPVMNVPGFLAQERYLPIYDRDLNRSFPGREGSTSARRMAHRIFTNFIEPCDLGLDFHTSTRGRTNMLHVRADMDHTDIVRLANAFSSNVIIDGQGPSGTLRREATDAGVPTITIEMGEAHRFQRSLIDRALTGVASVCAEFGLHRDSSVHWPGWRILIDDTDEKTWLRADAGGMVDMKHGRGELVEEGDVICTITDPFKEEEDIVSVEAPFTGLIVGVLENPVVYPGNPLCHLVGLEPETRTALERERTDVDPLLRYLE; encoded by the coding sequence ATGACCGATACTCGTCCCGACGACCCACCCGATACCGAATCGGGCGACGGAGTCGAAAACGACGTCTTCACGTACAACGGCGGTCGCGTCGACCCCGGAGAGTCCGTCAACATCAGATACGGCATCAGCGAGACGTATCTGGGCGATCCCGTCCGAATCCCCGTAACGGTCGTCAACGGACAGTACCCGGGACCGACGGTCTTTCTCTCGGCTGCGGCCCACGGCGACGAACTCAACGGCATCGAGGTCGTCCGGGAGGTCGCACACGACTGGGACCACACGGAGTTACACGGGACGCTGGTCTGTTTGCCTGTCATGAACGTCCCCGGATTCCTCGCTCAGGAGCGGTACCTGCCGATTTACGACCGGGACCTCAACCGATCGTTTCCGGGCAGGGAGGGATCGACGAGCGCGCGCCGGATGGCCCACCGGATCTTCACCAACTTCATCGAACCCTGTGACCTCGGGCTGGACTTTCACACCTCGACGCGCGGGCGGACGAACATGCTCCACGTCCGGGCCGATATGGACCACACCGACATCGTCCGCCTGGCGAACGCGTTCAGTTCGAACGTCATCATCGACGGACAGGGGCCGTCGGGAACCCTGCGCCGCGAGGCGACCGACGCCGGCGTTCCGACGATCACGATCGAGATGGGCGAGGCCCACCGCTTCCAGCGATCGCTCATCGACCGCGCGCTGACCGGCGTCGCGAGCGTCTGCGCCGAGTTCGGCCTCCACCGAGACTCCTCCGTCCACTGGCCGGGATGGCGTATCCTGATCGACGACACGGACGAGAAGACCTGGCTGCGCGCCGACGCAGGCGGGATGGTCGATATGAAACACGGCCGCGGCGAACTCGTCGAGGAAGGCGACGTGATCTGTACGATCACCGACCCGTTCAAAGAAGAGGAGGACATCGTTTCGGTCGAAGCGCCGTTTACCGGCCTGATCGTCGGCGTTCTCGAGAATCCGGTCGTCTATCCCGGCAACCCGCTCTGTCACCTCGTCGGACTCGAGCCAGAAACGCGAACCGCCCTCGAGCGCGAGCGGACCGACGTGGACCCGTTGTTGCGCTACCTCGAGTGA